From the genome of Arvicola amphibius chromosome 9, mArvAmp1.2, whole genome shotgun sequence, one region includes:
- the Fam241b gene encoding protein FAM241B, producing the protein MVRILANGEIVQDDDPRVRTTTQQRSSSPRQGFLNRGHGGPPGGPGPRQQQAGARLGAAQSPFNDLNRQLVNMGFPQWHLGNHVVEPVTSILLLFLLMMLGVRGLLLVGLVYLVSHLSQR; encoded by the exons ATGGTGAGAATCTTGGCCAATGGGGAGATTGTCCAAGATGACGACCCCCGAGTGAGGACTACCACCCAACAGAGGAGTAGCAGTCCTCGGCAG GGCTTTCTCAACAGAGGTCATGGTGGACCTCCAGGGGGTCCTGGACCCCGCCAGCAGCAGGCAGGTGCCAGGCTGGGTGCCGCCCAGTCTCCCTTCAATGACCTGAACCGGCAGCTGGTGAACATGGGCTTCCCCCAGTGGCATCTCGGGAACCACGTGGTGGAGCCCGTGACCTCCATTCTCTTGCTTTTCCTGCTCATGATGCTGGGGGTTCGTGGCCTCCTGCTAGTGGGCCTGGTCTACCTGGTGTCCCACCTGAGCCAGCGGTGA